The Pseudomonadota bacterium region ACCCTCGAGATGATTAATGCGTTTATGGGTACTAATTTCAAGATCGAAACTCAGAAGGCTATACCACGCGGTGAGGGTGTATGTCTCAGAAGACTATACAAACCATAAGCTAATGATAGGAGGAATATATGGCTGCACAGGTTGATCCACAAAAATGTACGAAATGTGGGGGAGTAATCCAGCCCCTCTGTGTCGAAGTATGCCCGGACGAGGCAATCAGGGTTCAGGAAGACAGAATCGTCGTTACCGAGTTTCTCTGTGAAGACTGCAATGAGTGTGGTTTTATCTGCCCTGATCGTGCTATTAAAATCCCGCTTGACAAGGTAACCTTTTAAAGAGGAGA contains the following coding sequences:
- a CDS encoding ferredoxin; its protein translation is MAAQVDPQKCTKCGGVIQPLCVEVCPDEAIRVQEDRIVVTEFLCEDCNECGFICPDRAIKIPLDKVTF